The DNA region TCCACTTTATGTGACCAACTCAGACTGCTTCAggatttttgcacaaaatgactgtgtggacacactgtggattttggcccccatcacttacattggaagCACAtatgaaggggatcttttaatagccagtatgaacaggagaaatgattacagcgagggaAACTTCTTTCAGTGCtcatttgggtacctgactgttgttttaagacacacttgaaaaattgttaacCTGTCGttaattttaaagttatataTTTTCCATACTCAGCTCATACATAATTTAGTGAACAATTAtcacatatattttaaaatcacttaaGACATTACTGCaaacatatttttacttttaaaaagcCAATCACACATCAGTTTTTCCTCCATCTTATTTAACCCTAAACGGTGGCTACTTGACATGTTACAATTTAAGTTAAACACCCTGAATTAAAATAGTAGAATAGTAGGACAGTGACACTACTGTGtataaattgataaaaaatCTCAGCCTTAACTTGATTACTAGCATGACTGATAGTATAATAAAATCATTAGTAATGATCTAGTTAAttcttatttaaaatgtaaattaggTTTATCAACTTTGTGTAACGTAAATTTAGCTTACAAATAATCTACAGCGGTAATATTTCAACGTATAGCTATTGTATTTGCCCAGTTTGTTAGTAATATGCTACACTTCCACAGAAATCTGGAAGGGACAGCCTGCTGCTGGAGATATTTGCGACCAGACTCAGAGTGGACGATGACTTCATCCTCCTTGAAGTGCAAGACACAGATTCTGGATATCACACTTTTTCCATCAGTCCACTATCACCACACTCCAGCATGTTCTTTAATCCTGCTCCTGTTAGCCCTAATCTTTTCATTTCCTCCATCATTACCTTTCtctctgatatactgtatatttattacagcCGATGATCTCATGTTCCACAGTTTCTGGTAATTGACAACGTTCACAGAGACCAGTTGGATGCTTCCCTTTTATATTAAATTTGCTCTACAGATTGCTGTGTCCTATTCTTAATCTAGTTATTATTACCtcctcttttctgtttgctcCTGTTTCTCATACTGCATACTCTATTTTGAATTGAATGTAAATGTCTTCCCCTTATCTCCTGTCCCCAGTGCTGTTGCCACtctttattgatatttttccaTACAATGCCCTTCTCCTTTGACTTTGAGAGTTAATATGTATGTCTGTTTCCTTTTCTAACTGCTTGTTTGGCTAGTTTGTCCACTCCTTCATTACCCAGAATGCCTATGTGCTGGAACCCAAAAGAATGTGACCTCAGTGCCTTGTTTTATTAATCTTGAATGTATTGCAATTATTTTGAATAGTAAGTCCTGGTGATTACTTGACACGCCTGACATAAGACTAGACTACATCCAGTTTGCCTGTGTCATATTGTGAAATAGGCCCTTCAGCTTTCCAGCGGTTAGGTTTTGCAGGAGGTCAGCTCGAGTCAAACTGAAGGCAGCTTTTATATCACTACGGTCTGCCATCATTTCCATGACTTTTATGTCTACAGAAGATGTTTCCATAGTTTAGTGATGAGTGTGATCTTCCATTGTCTCTTTAGACTGTCAGAAAATGACACTGACCCCTGGAGCACCTGTTGGGTAATGATGAACAACACACATGTACTCCACATAGAGCCAAGTGAAATACCAAGTTATCACTATATTGAACCATGTTTACACTGTTGTGTTCAATCGAGTTGTAGAGTGCATGTGTGCAATTATGTTGGTgttttgtgaatataaaataattgacatttttgctttaagcAAATCTTAAAATCTCATTTTTCTCAGAATACCAAGATTTTTTCTTATGACTAACTGAATGCAACATTTTCAATCAAGGACATTTTTCAAGGACATAGCACACATCAcctttattaatttattttcttttattcatatAATTAAGCACAGCACACATCACACGCACATATACTTGGGCTCAAATCTCAAAGTCAGTTCTTGTTGTCATGTCCCTAGTCCATGGTATCTGTCATGTGTCCTTGTTACTgtgctttgttttatttgttttttcctactttctttcttttttttcttcctctttcaatATTTGATTCCACTGTGAATGGGGTAAAGTCGTGCTGGGTGCAGTACTCTCTGTACACGCCGGTACAGTAGGGGGCAGTATGTAGCTAAGCTCTCTCTGGGATGCGACCAGATGACAGGACGAAGAAGATTTCATAACATTTATGCAACGAGAGAAGAGGAAGCTATGAGGTAAATAAACGTCTATGGCATACTCACTTTCGTTTTTGACAAATTTGGAACACAGCTGTGCGTATATCTTTTTCCAAATATAAACATGACGCTGGATATGAGGACATGAAAACGTCAAACATGTCAGACAGCTTGCTAGATGTTGTAGCTATTAGCCTAGCACCTCAGATGACCTATGACGTCGGGCCAACACTGTATGTCAACATAAACAAAGGCTGGTTAACTATTAAAGTTGCAGTGAAACGGTAGTTAGAACATCCTAAGCTTCTGTACAGGGTcgtatttcccagtgaaacgGAATATTTGGTAAACAGTGAACAGTTACAAAAGGGATTTAACTCAAATTTTCGCATTTGATTGGACCGCTAAAAGTGGGCGGGGCTTACAGAATAAACTCCATACGGAGCAAGTTTGAGATCTCAGTCCAGAAAGAGATGCCGCTATGTATCTCTTCCCTTTAAAGAAGTATAGTTCATAGCATGACATTCAAGATATAGTTTATCAGTCATGATTTGTGTGGTGCTATCAGCATACTTGTAGCTTTACAAAATACTTACACAGTgagatttttaataattaatcatctgtaatgtgaatataatgactaagtgggtttagggcaaataatagaacagctagaacggtctggtaagttcagaaaattacatcactgtATTGTAATGCAGCCTtgaaaaccaggaaaagacaaaacttATCATATATCACGATATTACATTAATCcaaatctaagacgatatccagtttcatatcacaatattggtataatatcgatatattgcccagccctacttACAGTGATAACTGAGGTGTCAAATACACATATTCAATAGCATTTACAAAGTCCTaatctttttctgtcttgttatATTCTAGGTGCAGTGACCCAGTGCAGGTGGTAGAAAACTAAGAGCTGTTTTTTTGTAACATCATGGAGGCTTTAGTTGACTTCCTAAATGTATTCCACATAGAGGCCAGAGGACTTCCCGTCACACTCAGCCTCGTCCTCATCTTTCTGGGTCTTCTCTATTGGTGAGTAAATGCTTTGAATCCCTGTCTTTTTATGATGTTGCATTTGATGTTGCAGTTGCTGTGACAATTAACTCAGTCATGTAACTGACTAGTAACATGTCCATGGTATAAAAAGTGAAATAGAAATTATGAGATTGAGGAAAGTCAAAATGCATACAGAATTGGTACAGTTTGGTAAATTATACCAACAGTATAAACTTTAGTCTTCTAGCAAGTTAAATGTTGTGTGATTGAAATGCTGCCCTTCATGAGTCAAAAAGTTGAAAATAAGATTGGAGAGTTTAAAACTAAGATGTGAatataatatttgtttcatgctCCCCTGTCTGAGATTATTATTACACTTGGAAATTCAACACACTCCTTACAGATATTCATTATATGTGGCAGtggctgtgtgtttattttagctGTTACATCCAAGAGAgtattttgggattttttttttactgtattttcctTTAGTCATCACTCATCAACACACCTCTGTGCTCTTTCTTTTAGGTATTCAATCTATCCTTTTTCAGTCCTCTCTCGATGTGGCATCAAACATCCAAAGCCAATGCCGTTCCTCGGCAACATATTTATGTTTCGGCAGGTAAGATATGATGGATGAAGATTTAACGTTTTGTGATCTCTAACATCTGCTGGACTTTCTGTCAAACTGAGATTTTCTTAACCATAGTAAAAAGCACAAGCCTGTACTGAAAAACCTTTGAATGCAGATTGATTTGTTTAATCCATCCAacccctgaaaaaaaaacatctcagtcTCAGAGATTATTGTGACGATAGAAGAGAGactctcatcatcatcttctttgGAAGAACGTGCACCAGCATCTAAATTTGTTTCTATTGGAACAAAAGTCATGAAAAGCATGttttactgaaaatatttttcctgGTTTCTCAGTTTTTCACATTATTCCTCTGATACAAACCACAAgatgtgcacacaaacaaatacacacacaagttttcacaatttttctttaTGTAAGTGCATGTGTTTAAACATGCATGCTTCTCTTAATTAGTTTCATTCCTCTCTCTGGCTTTTAGTTCTGGTGAGAGATTATAGTTTCAGTACTGGTCCTTTCATTGGGCCATCAGTTGACTGCTATGCAGTATATACAGCTCCCATAAACGCATGTTAAAGAGTTGTGATGCTATCATACAATAGTTTACATAAAGACAACAGTCCATCATTTGGTTTTCAACATGGGATTATTTAATTCTTAAAGAGCTTCACTagttctttctgttcttttaatCCGTTGTGATGTTTGtctttaatgttgttttcagggttttttcaACCCTATCAATGACCTCATAAAGACACATGGCAGAGTTTGTGGGTAAGTAAAACAAgcaatacattacattttaaatttaaaaaaaaaaatccacattgtGAAATAAGATTAATACTTTATACATAGAAACCTGTATTAGCAGCATTAAgattgttgtttgtattttaggTATTATTTGGGCCGGAGACCAGTGGTAGTGGTGGCCGACCCTGACATGCTCAGACAAGTGATGGTCAGAGACTTCAGCAGCTTCCCAAACAGAATGGTGAGGACATTAACTAAAACATATCtaagagaggagaaacagcTGTGTCATACATTAGATGTACACTGTGTGCTGATTCCAACATGAAGTTTGTTGATGTAACGATAACAAACGTTTGTGTCCTTACTCTCTTGTCCCTCTATATAGACTGTTCGCTTTGCAACCAAACCCATGACTGACTGTCTGCTCATGTTGAGGAATGAAAGGTGGAAGAGAGTCAGGAGTATCCTTACCCCTTCCTTCAGTGCTGCCAAGATGAAGGAGGTGAGATAGGAATGCTCAGATTGACTGAGCGCTGATCAGAGGCAGAGGATATTTATATGTTCCAATTAGAAGGGCACATAATAAATGGCTACATGATACACCTCACAGACCTATCAGgggattattatttttttgactGATTATCTGTCCATTCCTAGAAGTCATCTGCAGTTATGACAAATGACACTGTCTTTTGTGTTGTCCTGTAGATGGTTCCACTCATCAATACAGCCACCGGTGCCCTGATGGACAACTTGAACACCTATGCCGAGTCAGGAGAGGCCTTTGACATCCACAAGTAAATGCGAACACACCTACAAATCACACACAATCAACATACACAATTAAGATTACTTAGTCTTGTTCTGTCCTCTCTCAGGTGTTTCGGCTGCTTCACTATGGATGTTATCGCCAGTGTGGCATTTGCAACTCAGGTGGACTCTCAGAACAATCCAGATGACCCTTTTGTCCACCACGCTCAGAtgttcttctccttttctttcttcaggcCCATCATGCTGGTTTTCAGTCAGTCCAATCtatttgtattaatatttatatattgtatatataaaCTATGATATTTGAGACATGTTTCTATAGGATGCTatgaaggaaaaagaaataaattaagaaacCAACCAGAAGCAGAATGGTTTACTGTCCTCTGTTGCATAGATTTAAGAGGAGTATGTCACAGTTATCTGGGGTTCCCAAGTAATTCTTATTTGGATGATAAATTTGAAGAAATTgagcataaaataaaatagaaacaagtaaacataaaacatttttatgattgCACATTGAGTCATTTGCCAGTGTGTAAAACAGActcttgtttttatgtgcaGTTGCGTTTCCATTCATCATGGCTCCTCTGGCGGGACTCATCCCCAACAAAAGACGAGACCAGATGAATCAGTTCTTCATCAACAGCATTCAGAGGATCatcaaacagagagaggagcagcCTCCTGAACAGGTGAATCTTGATAATCGCAAACACAGCGcaacttaaaaatgtgtgttaaatCCTTGATCTTTCATTGAAATAGTTCTATGGACCACCCACAATTTCCTTCATGGATATACTTTCTGAtatatagtttttttaaaaattaatttctcATGTATGTTTCTGTATGTAGAGACGTCGAGACTTCCTTCAGCTGATGCTGGATGCACGAAGCAGCAGTGATGCAGCAAACCATGCTGATGAGCCCGAACACAGGAACCAGCAGACGCAGCCGTCAGCCTCGAATCAGGATGACGGTCTTCACTCACAGGAGACACCCACCAGGCGTCCACAGAAAAAGATAATGACGGAAGACGAGATTGTGGGTCAGGCTTTCGTCTTCCTCCTAGCAGGCTACGAAACCAGCAGCAACACGCTAGCTTTCACCTGCTACCTGCTGGCCATTAACCCTGAATGTCAACACAAAGTGCAGGAAGAGGTGGACGATTTCTTCACCAGACATGTGAGTGTGTTGCCTTGTGGTTTGTTATGATGTCATTATGGCATGGGTGGAGAGTTGTTGGTTTATCTCACTTGAACTTTCTTAAGTTTCTTTAAAACTCTTCATACATTACTCTGAATTTATCATGTATTCTCTTTTTTCCTTGTAGGAGTCACCAAATTACACAAATGTCCAGGAGCTGAAGTATCTGGACATGGTTGTCAGTGAAGCATTGCGCCTTTACCCTCCTGGATTCAGGTAGGAACATTAAATGGGAATAAAAGATGCATTTTTACTAGCAGTGTCATAAGGTGCAGTTCACTTTTTGCTATGATTATTCTGGCCAAGACCTTTCAGGCATTGCAtggagtaaagaaggaaaaattAGTTGAGGTGTATATGACATGCATGACCACTCTTTTTCATGGCATTTTGTCCCAAAAAGGTTTGCACGAGACATCGACAATGACTGCGTGGTGAACGGCCAGTTCCTCCCTAAAGGAGCGACGCTGGAGATCCCAGCAGGCTTCCTCCACCATGACCCAGAGTACTGGCCAGAGCCTGAGAAGTTCATCCCAGAGAGGTAGACGGTTGTTTTTACAGTAGATAAGTAAATAGTACTATAGTATCTTCAGCTTGTGTATCAGTGTCATCTAAATCTTGTAGATGGCTCACTGACTTTGTCTGTTACCACCTGCAGTTAACTGAAAAATCAATCTGTTGAAATGTCACATTACTTCAGCTGGACATTACTGAAACCAGCTCAGAACAGCACTTTGGGGGACATGGACCCtcacaaaaaaatcactatGATTGAATATTTGTGGATTAACATCATACGATGGCAGTGAATAGCCAATACATAATGACTGTTACTGGTGATATCTAATTGTAACTGTTTTTGACACATTGGCGGGCAAAATAATTTTACCTTTGTCTACAGTGCCATGAAAAAAAAGTGGTGTTGcatctagttttttttttttaatgttttgtgtaaACAGTGAATGAACCTCATGCAACTTGCAGTTCACCAGTGCAAACACATTTCTTCTCTTGTTTCACCATGTAACACCAGTACATAAACTGTATCCTTGCAGTCCAGTGAACTTGAAACTGAAATATGTCCAACACTGCTATACAACAGCAGTAAAATCCCTGTATTGCACTAAAGctaaatgaaatacagtattttgacaATGACCTACTCTTATTTGCTGTAGCTTTTAATTCATCCAAAAATATAACTTGTGGTTGATTTCCAGATTCACACCAGAAGCAAAGGCCAGTAGACATCCATTTGTATACCTGCCGTTTGGGGCTGGCCCCCGCAACTGTGTGGGAATGAGGCTTGCCCAACTGGAAATCAGAATGGCTCTAGTTCGTCTGTTCCAGAGGTTCAGCATTGTGGCCTGCTCTGAGACGAAGGTGGGTTGGAATGACTGAATACAAACAGCATCTGTATTATCTGCTATAGATCATTTTGAGTCACAGAAAGGATTCATACACTTAAGAGATAAACACCCAAACACTGCACTAGTGGGTGTCACTAGACAACATGTCTAGTGACACCCATGTTGCTGTGATTGCAAAATTTAGCTAATGGAactaataatgtaaaaatagtaatgtaataatataaaaattcaATATGCGTCTGTCAGCTGTTTCCATATcctacattaaaaacacaaatatttatgGAAGATGTTGCTTTCACATGTGGTACTCTTTTCTTTCAGGTTCCTCTTGAGTTGAAGTCATCAAGCACTCTAGGACCTAAAAATGGCATATTTGTGAAAATCACAAGAAGAGACAGTGAAGAAAGTCAAGTGAATTCTCCACCAGATGATTAGACAATGAGTGTTTGTCTTCTAGATGTCAGAGGGAAGAATGAAGAGCTACAAACCATCCTGCAGGTCTATATTGTTATAGTGGCACTTGGTGTCATTGTCTCTGGCTCACTATctattattttacagtaagttacaATACACAGTATACCTCCATctattgcctttttttttgatTGAGAGTGAGCTGGAAAGTGAACTGAAGATGAGCAACAGCGCTGCTATGCTGTCATGATGACATTTGCACAGAACTGTGGTTGGTCTAAGTGCTCTTCACTCAGGCAGTTTAGGTCTACTTGAGCCTTCGACTGACTTCTCCGATTGTTAGCGTGATAAAACAACAAGGGAGAGCGAGGGAGAACACAGAGAGCAAGGAACAAAGGAATAGGATTGCACTTTGCTTAAAAAGAGCAAATCACAGACTCTTACCTCACAATTTAGCAGTATTGATCATTTTTAGCTGCTGCCTTTCATAAAGTCTTTTTCAGGGAAGGAATTTTCTCATTTACCATGAATCggtacaatattttttttatttcacaatgagCAGGTaactatttttctgttttgcactGTAGCATTAGGTTTTATAATTGATTTGTGCATTTAAAGGTTTGACCTTATCATCTTCTCAAATTTCTGTGGTTATTATAATGCAGTAAtgatgaaaaggaaaagaaagtgaaattGAAACTTGTGCAGTGTGTTATGTAAAAtctaataataatgacaaagcGAGCCTGTAGAACTAGTTGAGCCAGATCAGTCGATGCTGAACCTGAAAGTTTGCACATTCCCTCAACAAAAGAACAGTCTGTTGTGTAGCTAAGCTGCTCACTCTTTGCTCCTGCTTCCAATAGACTGACAGAAAACCAGCATCCCTGTATCCACACATGGGCTTTGTATACCTGTGTGATTCCCTACAGGGTTACTACTGATATCTCCCTGCAGTTTGGTTTGTTCAAGAAATGATACATGCAAGGAGAAGTTCAAACTGCTGTTTCCTGATACGTGATCCAGTGTTTATTAAATGTCTCAGAATAGGAAACTGGACCTAACTGGATATTACAGTGGATATTAGGTCCAACTTTAAGGTGTTGAGCCACAAGCATTTGATCACTTTATCTCTTAATAATGTCATCCATGATTCTTTAATGAGACCATTTATACCTTTTATTGAAATTGGACGAAGGGCATTACATAATTATTCATCATGTATGTAAGTGACTTTCATCCTAGTTTGAATTTTAGCTAATGACTGAGTGATCCAAGATCAATTTCATAAGATGAATTTTAATCTTGAATGTATACaataatatgtttattacagCAACTGTGATCAAAGGTGATTAAAGGCCTGTTAAAGGTCTTCATTTAAAATGGGTCAAATGCCTCTTGTTTGTgaataaatattataatgtaATGAGATTTCTGTTGAatacacaatgaaaataatgacattaaatgaatacataaactACTTTCACGGTAGCTTGCGATCTGTTTATTCCAGAGCAATCAGTGAATTTCAATTCATATTTAAACACCAGATCATTTGTCGCCCTCAGTATCCTTCATTTAGACTTGTGTTCAGACATTGTCATGACGAAATAGACACCATCATCAAAATAGACATGCTCAAAGGAAAAGCTCTCTAGTAACTGTATACGATCTGCAATGcaaaagtattttctgtcaccTAATAAATTCATCAGAACACACCAATAAACTTGCAGAAAAATCCCATAAGCAGTCAATTGCATTATAAGTATATATGAATATCCAGAGTTCTAATCTTGCCACATTTCTGTGTTGATGTTATTTCACATAGAAAACTACACAAACCCTTAAAGCCACTAACAGCTACAGTATAGTAAAATTCCCCTGACCATTGACGTCCTCAACAAAAACAGCACCACTGTTGTCACAACTCAGGAGTAGTCAATGATGTACTCTGgataaatctgttgtttttcaaaGACGACGAAGATGCTGGGGTCGCTCTGCTTGTCAACGCAGCTATCATAGAGGGTTCTGCTGTTTCCTTTTGATGGGGGCCGAACGTAGCTGCTGCTTCCCTTGGTGTACTCCCCCACCAGGACCAGAGCAACAAACATGATATAGTTCAGACTTCTTTTGGCCCTGGCGTATCTGTCTGAGTAGGACGCATCTCTTGCAAAGTAGCtccctaaaaaaaataaaaaaaagtatacttGTAGTATGCTGCTTCATGATTAGACATTCAGTTCTGAAAGCCTGATAAACCTGGACCTTCTTACAAAATAATGTGTTCTgaacatatttttaatgtgcACTAAATTTATGATCAAAATCGTCTCTAAACAATGTCACAGCTGCTGAGATGGGAAACAAAACTGTAATCAAGTCACAAGTGGACAAAGTAAAAGTGCGTTCTGGACAGCCTCCAATATCATATATGTGATATCATATTTATGATATTACTAAAATTCTGAGGCTTTTTTTCTGTACCTTTGCCGTACGCCGTGCCATGCACACCACACATCCTCCAGTCAAAGTTTTGCTCACAGATGGCCTGAATCAGGGACTCGTCTGTCCCATGGAACAAGTACTTCTCATCCACAGGTTtccctccactcctctccttcatctgctctctctgcctgaacatgaaatatttaaaaaattaatgtGATTATGTGTTTTAGGGCtgcacaaattattattattaataagcCTTGTCTGTGATTTACCACTGAAAGACTTTCCACAGAGATGGGTTCTGGATTCTTTGGATGCTGTTGATTTTAGTCTGGGGCATGGTGCGCCTGAATAACATCTCAATCATTTTATACTCCTTTGCAGATGTAGAAAGAGGTATGAGCTGAAAGAGAAGAGCTCAGTGTACATAAACAGGTCATCAATCAAGGGTATAAATATGTATTCAGTGTTCTTGAGGGGAGGGGGGTTCTAGTGTATAATACATGATATGAAGATACCTTGTATCCAAAATCAGGTAAGGCACTCTTGTCCCAGTAGGATGGgacattttcagctgtggaggGGCTGGAGCTAGGTGATAACGCACTACCGAGgagaaaaacatacagtaagaaTTGCCTGACTGGAGAAGTCACTTGAGACACGTAAAAGGATAATACAAAAATACCTCTTCAGCTGCACTTCCACATCTTGAGCAGACACAAAGCGAGGCCTCCTTCTGACCTCTCGTTTGGTTCTGTATTTTATGTTCTGCTGATACATCTGCTGGGCTCCCGGTGCACCTTTGAAGTTGAGAGTATACTGCTGTTTGCCAGCACTAAAAGGAATCTCTGTGTCTCTATCCGCCAGGTATACATTCTCCAGAGTTTGAGAAGTGACAGAGACTGGTGTGTCAGTGTCACcctaaacagaaaaaaaccaaaacaaaacagagaagaacTGAACAAAGTTTCAAAGTATAACTTGAtagaggatgaaaaaaaaattaattactaCGGAACGGACTAACAAAACCAAATCTTATTCCCTCAGACAGGTACGATACTATGAAGGATCACAGGCTCTTAAAAAATAAGTTGTCTGAACAAATGAGACTTGTTGCTGCTTTCATCGTCCTCTGACTGACCTGTCCAAACTCCTGCCACTTCCCGTTTTCATCCTTCCAGTACCAAAGCCACGTTGTTGTGAGAATGAAGTGAGGGGGCTTGGAGACAGAGGAAGCGGTGGACAGGCGACGAACCGGAGACCCTTCGTATGTCATTGCCATGAAGTCCACTGACTGCGCAGCAGGGGGTGCAGTGCTAAAAGCaaacagtgagagtgaaccaacaATTCCCCCCAACACTTTAACCATGTGAATACCAGACTTTAAATTGAATTGTTGCTCTAGAATAGAAATAAACAGGGAAGACTGTTACTATGTGAAACATGGACTTAAAACCCATCATTTCAGACTGGCTTTTTTGTAGTGCCTTataattttatggttttatgattcttaatgtttttattgctcaattaattttacattttattgtaatCTAATCATTTTGTATAGTGTAGTGTTATataatttcattgttttgtgttttttattgcttgAATTTTTCAATTTTACGTTAACTGTTCTCTCATCATTTACTTATCTTTTATTGTTGGCTTATTCAATAAATTTtttacagtgggtttttttccttgttttcttcattatcttttatcatttattttatttatattttacaagtCACCGTGTTTAAATTCTTGGTATTTTACTTGTATCTTGGTGTGCATTAGCCTCCCATCTTGTGTtcacttgtaaagcactttgaattgcattcGACTTGTATCAAAGccactatataaataaagtttgattgactgACTCATTCATAATGATCACCTTTGTAAAGAAAGAAATCGAAAAATCCCCAATGTGGCCGATGCTTGATCGGTGCAGCTTGTGTCTTGTCCTGGGTCACAGTAGGCCTTCTCAATGTCCTCCATATTGGGCAAGTCCTTCCAGGTCACATGATCACTCTCTAAAACCTGCCATCTGTAAGGTAGGTGCCAATGGACACGGACACACttatctgcaaaaaaaaacataacaaagaTAAAAAGGCAGTACAattttctctccacacacagATCTACACACATGTATTGAGAGGTTTCTGTGGATATGACTCGTCTGTTCTGGTAGCAGCAATGTTACCTTTGAAGCTGCAGTGTCTGCGAATGAAGAAGAGGCAGATTTCATTCCTGTCGGCATCACTTATTGTTTTAGTTGCCCCTGCAGAACTAGTGGGGGATGTGGGGGTAGTGGGGGATGTGGGGGATCCAGGGTTGCTGTGGGAGGGCTTCTTGGAAGGCTGCGGCACCTTCACTGGCAGCACTGGAGGAGATACtaatcacacacataaatacttgTATAGACTATCACTATCATAAGATGACAAAAAGTTCTCAAATTATTCATAAACGTAATTCTTTACCAGTAACAGCAGAGGGTTGTCTCTCATGTTGACCTAAGATGATGAATTTATTTCTGTAGATTCCAGGAAGGTTTGAAATAGTCTCCTGACTGAACCCTCGGAAAATCTTCATTCCTTGTGCTTCAATGTTATGGTTCCTCTTACATGTCGAGCCAAACTTACAGTCACCTTGGAAATGGTGCAGGCAGACGTGAA from Thunnus albacares chromosome 7, fThuAlb1.1, whole genome shotgun sequence includes:
- the tbxas1 gene encoding thromboxane-A synthase, encoding MEALVDFLNVFHIEARGLPVTLSLVLIFLGLLYWYSIYPFSVLSRCGIKHPKPMPFLGNIFMFRQGFFNPINDLIKTHGRVCGYYLGRRPVVVVADPDMLRQVMVRDFSSFPNRMTVRFATKPMTDCLLMLRNERWKRVRSILTPSFSAAKMKEMVPLINTATGALMDNLNTYAESGEAFDIHKCFGCFTMDVIASVAFATQVDSQNNPDDPFVHHAQMFFSFSFFRPIMLVFIAFPFIMAPLAGLIPNKRRDQMNQFFINSIQRIIKQREEQPPEQRRRDFLQLMLDARSSSDAANHADEPEHRNQQTQPSASNQDDGLHSQETPTRRPQKKIMTEDEIVGQAFVFLLAGYETSSNTLAFTCYLLAINPECQHKVQEEVDDFFTRHESPNYTNVQELKYLDMVVSEALRLYPPGFRFARDIDNDCVVNGQFLPKGATLEIPAGFLHHDPEYWPEPEKFIPERFTPEAKASRHPFVYLPFGAGPRNCVGMRLAQLEIRMALVRLFQRFSIVACSETKVPLELKSSSTLGPKNGIFVKITRRDSEESQVNSPPDD
- the parp12a gene encoding protein mono-ADP-ribosyltransferase PARP12, producing MTTIISNFIIKTLCDNQGCLDFKSLDEKIRQSFTVAEPVLRKVLFDDGKIALREARRSVSGSGQIISPDSLVVAKTTLRICQKKPGECAQCDSLHLCRYFVCGDCTFGHKCKNPHSLASPYNAELLKRWGFRDLTEKQLFQLLLQNDPYLLPEICPHYNKGNGVHGSCKFTTACTKLHVCLHHFQGDCKFGSTCKRNHNIEAQGMKIFRGFSQETISNLPGIYRNKFIILGQHERQPSAVTVSPPVLPVKVPQPSKKPSHSNPGSPTSPTTPTSPTSSAGATKTISDADRNEICLFFIRRHCSFKDKCVRVHWHLPYRWQVLESDHVTWKDLPNMEDIEKAYCDPGQDTSCTDQASATLGIFRFLSLQSTAPPAAQSVDFMAMTYEGSPVRRLSTASSVSKPPHFILTTTWLWYWKDENGKWQEFGQGDTDTPVSVTSQTLENVYLADRDTEIPFSAGKQQYTLNFKGAPGAQQMYQQNIKYRTKREVRRRPRFVSAQDVEVQLKSALSPSSSPSTAENVPSYWDKSALPDFGYKLIPLSTSAKEYKMIEMLFRRTMPQTKINSIQRIQNPSLWKVFQWQREQMKERSGGKPVDEKYLFHGTDESLIQAICEQNFDWRMCGVHGTAYGKGSYFARDASYSDRYARAKRSLNYIMFVALVLVGEYTKGSSSYVRPPSKGNSRTLYDSCVDKQSDPSIFVVFEKQQIYPEYIIDYS